Proteins from a genomic interval of Rosa chinensis cultivar Old Blush chromosome 2, RchiOBHm-V2, whole genome shotgun sequence:
- the LOC112183602 gene encoding uncharacterized protein LOC112183602, protein MSQERGKRAQQASRTPPPPQYEVFTILNASYETIWNENKDEIPGPPPRKFPNSKLTQQDIGRFCTYHKDAGHNTNLCVALKNTIESLIQRGKLQRCLPAKEIGAIDVYGQIFMIHGGGPKEVPPQRRKRNSSFRHKGGSEILVSAPEEEAKFNFHKAPQQDSGTGWKFVTFLQQEEPDLKMPHDDPFLITLQMDHYIMSRVLIDTGASVSVLFRNAFKALNRGRAKLSQDNEPLISFSGDIVQPLESDYLSITIGESPNCSTIKTEFIVVDCAWSYNAILGRPAL, encoded by the exons ATGAGCCAAGAAAGAGGGA AAAGGGCACAGCAGGCCTCgcgaacaccaccaccaccccagTATGAGGTGTTTACTATCCTCAACGCTTCATATGAAACTATATGGAACGAGAACAAGGATGAGATACCTGGACCACCACCGAGGAAGTTCCCAAATAGTAAACTTACTCAGCAGGATATCGGAAGGTTTTGCACATATCATAAGGATGCCGGGCACAATACCAACCTCTGCGTGGCTTTAAAAAATACTATCGAGTCTCTTATTCAGAGGGGCAAGCTTCAGCGGTGCCTGCCTGCTAAAGAAATAGGAGCTATAGACGTGTACGGCCAGATCTTCATGATCCATGGTGGGGGCCCAAAGGAGGTACCTCCCCAGAGGAGGAAGCGAAATTCTAGTTTCCGCCACAAGGGAGGAAGCGAAATTCTAGTTTCCGCCCCAGAGGAGGAAGCGAAATTCAATTTCCATAAGGCCCCGCAACAAGACAGCGGTACTGGGTGGAAATTTGTCACATTCCTGCAGCAGGAAGAACCTGATCTAAAAatgccccatgatgatcccttcctGATCACGCTCCAAATGGACCATTACATAATGTCCCGGGTACTCATAGATACCGGAGCATCAGTTAGTGTATTATTTCGCAACGCATTCAAAGCTTTGAATAGAGGAAGGGCCAAACTGTCACAAGATAATGAGCCCCTCATTAGCTTTTCAGGAGATATCGTCCAGCCACTCGAATCAGATTACCTATCGATCACGATAGGAGAAAGTCCAAActgttcaaccatcaaaacagagttcattgtCGTCGACTGTGCCTGGTCCTATAATGCTATCTTGGGTCGACCGGCACTCTAG
- the LOC112183605 gene encoding uncharacterized protein LOC112183605 yields MNGGYYKEDNIPCQIEEGLFLGSFGAANDEEELNRLNITHILTVGAMTALLRNLDHCISSYSFVIRKSEIEDAEECFKLFSLEEAAKFDEVTLANVNNFKKRSKNQSPNAIHKEYIVKLPTISGTHDLKKALHKLGAISLNKIMMISSKEASCLS; encoded by the exons ATGAATGGGGGATACTATAAAGAGGACAATATCCCCTGCCAGATTGAAGAG GGTCTCTTCTTGGGTTCTTTTGGAGCTGCAAATGACGAGGAAGAACTGAACAGGTTGAACATTACTCACATTTTGACAGTGG GGGCAATGACGGCTTTGCTTCGAAATCTTGATCATTGCATCTCAAGCTATTCATTT GTTATACGAAAATCTGAGATAGAGGATGCAGAGGAATGCTTCAAACTTTTTTCTTTGGAAGAGGCGGCTAAATTTGACGAAGTGACCCTTGCCAATGTGAACAACTTCAAAAAGCGCTCAAAAAACCAGTCACCTAATGCAATCCACAAAGAATATATAGTG AAGTTGCCCACCATCAGTGGCACTCATGACTTGAAGAAAGCATTACATAAACTTGGAGCCATTTCCTTGAACAAAATAATG ATGATTTCTTCCAAGGAAGCAAGCTGCTTGTCATAG